One part of the Mesomycoplasma conjunctivae genome encodes these proteins:
- the gyrB gene encoding DNA topoisomerase (ATP-hydrolyzing) subunit B — protein MSQKNYSASSIQTLEGLEPVRKRPGMYIGGTGIQPLHHLIWEIVDNAVDEALAGFANQIDVVITKDGYVQVSDNGRGIPTDIHPKHGVSAAEVVLTILHAGGKFDGSSYKVSGGLHGVGASVVNALSKHLQVWIKRDGKLYFQEFRDGGQKVDNLKVIDSVSENQTGTTIKFIPDFTIMDKNEFRLDIIQDRLKQTAYLTKGLKFTIDDQRTNFQKTFLFEGGIFDYISELSKGYEHVHDEIIYVEDELSHNENHIKVEVALRYVNEDRSELLSYTNNIYNREGGTHEAGLFDALSRILNNYAFENKFFKNENEKFSKEDIKDGLFAVISIKHSDPIFEGQTKGKLNSKEVRQITNKVFSEVFERFLVENPEQARKIIERNLISQKARKAAESAREAVKRKSPFDVSSLPGKLADCSVKNAQMAELYIVEGNSAGGSAKMGRDRHFQAILPLRGKVINSQRTNLEKVLKNEEILSLITAFGTGIGPEFNINKVRYHKIIIMTDADSDGSHIRTLLLTFLYRYFRPLIEYGLIYIAQPPLYKISANKKVVYAYSDKQKDEIIAKEFENNKVTIQRYKGLGEMNPDQLWETTMDPTTRKMYQVQIHDAFIASQVFEALMGEEVQPRKVFIEENARYVKNLDV, from the coding sequence ATGAGTCAAAAAAATTATTCAGCTAGTAGTATTCAAACTTTAGAAGGTTTAGAACCTGTTCGTAAAAGACCAGGAATGTACATTGGTGGTACAGGAATTCAACCTTTACACCATTTAATTTGAGAAATAGTTGACAATGCGGTTGATGAAGCATTAGCAGGTTTTGCAAACCAAATTGATGTTGTAATCACAAAAGATGGCTATGTTCAAGTTAGTGATAATGGTCGGGGAATTCCAACTGATATTCATCCAAAACATGGTGTTTCTGCAGCTGAAGTTGTGCTTACAATTTTGCACGCTGGTGGTAAATTTGATGGTAGCTCCTACAAAGTTTCCGGTGGTCTTCATGGGGTAGGTGCCTCTGTTGTCAATGCCTTAAGTAAGCATTTACAAGTTTGAATTAAAAGAGATGGTAAACTTTACTTTCAAGAATTTCGTGATGGTGGACAAAAAGTTGATAATTTAAAAGTCATTGATAGTGTTTCTGAAAATCAAACAGGAACTACTATTAAATTTATTCCCGATTTTACCATTATGGATAAAAACGAGTTTCGCCTCGATATTATTCAAGATCGCCTAAAACAAACAGCTTATTTAACTAAAGGTCTAAAATTTACTATTGATGATCAAAGAACTAATTTCCAAAAAACCTTCTTGTTTGAAGGTGGAATTTTTGACTACATCAGCGAATTATCTAAGGGCTATGAACATGTTCATGATGAAATTATTTACGTCGAAGATGAGCTTAGTCACAATGAAAATCACATCAAAGTTGAAGTAGCACTGCGCTATGTAAATGAAGACCGCAGTGAACTTTTGTCGTATACCAATAACATTTATAATCGCGAAGGCGGTACACATGAAGCTGGACTTTTTGATGCGCTTTCAAGGATTTTAAATAATTATGCTTTTGAAAATAAATTTTTCAAAAATGAAAATGAAAAATTTAGCAAAGAAGATATTAAAGATGGTTTATTTGCTGTTATTTCTATCAAGCATAGTGATCCAATTTTTGAAGGTCAAACTAAAGGAAAACTTAATAGTAAAGAAGTGCGCCAAATTACTAATAAAGTATTTTCAGAAGTTTTTGAACGCTTTTTAGTAGAAAATCCTGAACAAGCTCGAAAGATTATTGAACGTAATTTAATTTCACAAAAAGCTCGCAAAGCTGCTGAATCTGCTCGTGAAGCTGTTAAACGTAAGTCTCCTTTTGATGTTAGTTCGCTTCCTGGAAAATTAGCAGATTGCAGTGTTAAAAATGCGCAAATGGCCGAACTTTATATTGTCGAGGGTAATTCTGCAGGTGGTAGTGCTAAAATGGGACGTGATCGTCACTTTCAGGCAATTTTACCTTTAAGAGGAAAAGTTATCAATTCACAAAGAACTAATTTAGAAAAAGTGTTGAAAAATGAAGAGATTTTATCACTTATCACAGCTTTTGGAACTGGAATTGGTCCAGAATTTAATATTAATAAAGTTAGATATCACAAGATTATAATTATGACCGATGCTGACTCTGATGGTTCACACATTCGTACCTTATTATTAACATTTTTATATCGTTATTTTAGACCTTTAATTGAATATGGTCTAATTTATATAGCTCAACCTCCTTTATATAAAATTAGTGCTAATAAAAAAGTTGTTTATGCTTATTCTGATAAGCAAAAAGATGAAATTATTGCAAAAGAATTTGAAAATAATAAAGTAACTATTCAACGTTATAAAGGTTTAGGAGAAATGAATCCTGATCAATTGTGAGAAACTACCATGGATCCTACCACCCGTAAAATGTATCAAGTGCAAATTCATGATGCCTTTATTGCTTCTCAAGTTTTTGAAGCACTTATGGGTGAAGAAGTTCAACCTCGTAAAGTTTTCATTGAAGAAAATGCACGTTATGTTAAAAATTTGGATGTCTAG